One window of Medicago truncatula cultivar Jemalong A17 chromosome 2, MtrunA17r5.0-ANR, whole genome shotgun sequence genomic DNA carries:
- the LOC25488022 gene encoding uncharacterized protein isoform X7 → MANKVVTKQELLERWRCIEEEEEEENADDDVDVVDLDPSKHRRIHLHKEQWFADAYNFIICLPTENHIWCGFWDIMAPLLETFYNYYKDDRHDSPLRRLWNRISHEMNHCLQCISQHHQAQDMYNTEYESTSIGPLLHILRKLDHERVTSHLSDINARITAQKYDSARDNAQVVIVLYEVLMFPILLDYQPLFTEFELFVEAIDNKHELALSGHQQFPGVYALLFCKRSVRSVGYRLAGSMGRVRTAADLEPLQPLLKKFIGCLEADALPLVVETSVPRTPLDRMSVWIGIKSLLGFLDPPAFEEGILENYPFFLDIVLNHISGDSLEFSHAVTCLRLLFEMLGCKLWLSSTLSPSVMRNTLLGQCFHIRNEKIHKDIFGLFQPFLQSLEALHDGDHEKQRRHFLYFLLHQVPVSSNFSILTRKLACQIALLIVHRGYKMNPPCPPFECAHMWGPSLVSSLKDSSLHSSLRQPAFDLIQTIIISDATALIYPVLNCCTTRSIDSSMECEFLKLDDESDDIWLPSIRDGEEQDCKSSWSEFNVQSDIASQECREWMCIPMLWADVLVDTSPSVLPLSFSKAVFWARSCFPMVEHESSAEMMLPVRSCLSSFAAEISSSYGWKVPTGSDDGGDGNKSNNSVEVLTMSFPLIRTFNRFTTHFLVQMRQEELRSRWIWEPLMSQSLILSLLDPNDDVRQFGKSMLEQVSETRGLSCGLKFLCSYRPSLCATILGLKHAMKLARLDSVLLKFHTLHHFWFLLCKLLKDEGVLGPQLPESSHGESRVSKFSSQGGFLKQPAFDSLHIDTDKHVINVELKIKEKFSCLLSEMAWPVFCRCLVKGKEFIDYNFCQMTCVRLLEILPVLVDKLCLFGEEELRNFTMLVKNKLGFKWLQNLMEWGKSSLKVVIVYWKRALTYLLNLFKGSCNNTSASAIMTIENLIMSDGYTLEELTEQVSRLSMSLSSKDSRNFQEGNVKLKSLVSKSLPFDKNFLSANIHSSSMEDKGLQILDSEVMTDKNDIETIVILSDDEAEPKVFPNAILPVSETGQNISDGNIIPHAAGNNLPASDREIQNVSYMKTSKETEETFQKKDTTAVFCHSSQKRDSANIRNKLAVTPDIDSKAPEICKREVISKSKDRVNLIKSSAEAVSTKNLNKIIDTVSSTANKILRDFRDSEDDPLETALKSVGRTQLYVPKPTSILKRKVIQLKTTLENRSACLHRVEDPTRRFKPPSLDDWYKPILEIDYFAIVGLSSARKDESRAVNKLKEVPVCFQSAEQYVEIFRPLVLEEFKAQLQNSFLEMSSWEEMFHGSLSVMSVERIDDFHIVRFVHDDGDSATCWSFSENDLVLLTKDPPHKSNHDVHMVGKVERREKDNNRSINIVCIRFYFQNGSSRLNQARRNLTERSKWHGCRIMSITSQIREFHALSSIKHIPLLPLILNPVNDSYCLDECKEADLSKLCQSLQQTLRSSFNVTQLRAISVSIGRAKQKKTVELSLVQGPPGTGKTRTIVAIVSALLASPSHKINGLKNPLNENMAQNSLSTYSRPKVDQSAAIARAWQDAAVARQLNDDVQSSSKSFGNCARQRVLICAQSNAAVDELVSRISSHGLYGSNGKMYKPYLVRVGNAKTVHPNSLPFFIDTIVDHRVAEERMHSKDGRNDLRVDSSAVLRSNLEKLVDSIRFYETKRANLRDVDSDVKSAMWDKTETSDAEIEMKLGKLYEQKRKLYKDLRNVQAQEKKANEETKTLRNKLRKSILREAEIVVTTLSGCGGDLYGVCTETMLCSKFRGPSEHTLFDAVVIDEAAQALEPASLIPLQLLKSIGTQCIMVGDPKQLPATVLSNIASKFRFECSMFERLQKAGHPVIMLTEQV, encoded by the exons atggcGAACAAAGTTGTTACTAAACAGGAGCTACTCGAACGGTGGAGATGCAtcgaggaagaagaagaagaagagaacgcCGATGACGATGTCGATGTTGTTGATCTTGATCCCTCTAAACATCGTCGCATCCACCTCCACAAAGAGCAATG GTTTGCAgatgcatataattttataaTCTGTTTACCTACTGAAAATCATATTTGGTGTGGTTTTTGGGATATAATGGCTCCTCTTTTGGAGACTTTTTACAATTACTACAAAGATGACCGCCACGATTCACCTCTTAGACGGTTGTGGAACAGAATCTCTCATGAAATGAACCACTGCCTTCAGTGCATTTCTCAGCATCATCAAGCCCAAGACATGTATAACACCGAGTACGAGTCTACATCTATCGGCCCTCTTCTCCATATCTTGCGAAAGCTTGATCACGAGAGGGTCACATCACACCTCAGTGATATCAATGCAAGAATAACCGCACAAAAATATGATTCTGCTCGTGATAATGCtcaagttgttattgttttGTATGAG GTATTGATGTTCCCAATTCTCTTAGATTATCAGCCTCTATTCACCGAGTTTGAGTTGTTTGTGGAAGCTATTGATAATAAGCACGAACTGGCTTTGTCTGGGCATCAACAATTTCCG GGAGTATATGCATTACTTTTTTGCAAGAGAAGCGTTCGTTCTGTTGGATACCGTCTAGCTGGATCAATGGGAAGAGTAAG GACTGCTGCAGACTTGGAACCTCTGCAACCGCTGCTTAAGAAATTTATTGGCTGTTTAGAGGCAGATGCTTTGCCATTGGTTGTGGAGACTTCAGTACCAAGAACTCCACTGGATCGCATGTCCGTATGGATTGGTATCAAATCATT ACTTGGCTTCTTGGATCCTCCAGCTTTTGAAGAAGGGATATTGGAAAATTATCCCTTTTTTCTTGACATCGTACTCAATCATATTAGTGGTGATTCACTTGAATTTTCACATGCTGTTACTTGCTTGAGACTGCTTTTTGAAATGCTCG GCTGTAAGCTTTGGCTAAGTTCTACACTGTCTCCAAGTGTAATGCGCAACACTCTACTTGGTCAATGCTTCCATATCCGCAATGAGAAAATCCATAAAGATATTTTTGGTCTATTCCAACCCTTTCTACAG TCTCTTGAAGCTTTGCATGATGGGGATCATGAAAAGCAACGTAGgcattttctctattttctccTCCATCAAGTGCCAGTGAGCAGTAACTTCAGCATTCTAACAAGAAAATTGGCATGCCAG ATAGCACTTCTTATTGTACACCGAGGTTACAAGATGAACCCACCATGCCCTCCTTTTGAATGTGCACATATGTG GGGACCTTCGCTTGTCTCATCTCTGAAGGACTCCTCGCTTCACAGTTCTTTGAGGCAACCTGCTTTTGATCTTATACAGACAATCATAATATCAGATGCTACTGCTTTAATATATCCAGTGCTGAATTGCTGCACAACTCGGAGCATTGATAGTAGCATGGAATGTGAGTTCCTTAAGTTGGATGATGAAAGTGATGATATTTGGTTGCCGTCTATTCGAGATGGTGAAGAGCAGGATTGTAAAAGTTCTTGGAGTGAATTCAATGTGCAGAGTGACATAGCCTCTCAAGAGTGCAGAGAGTGGATGTGCATTCCAATGTTATGGGCTGATGTTTTAGTTGATACCAGTCCCTCAGTTCTTCCACTTTCATTTTCCAAAGCTGTTTTTTGGGCACGGTCTTGTTTTCCAATGGTAGAACATGAGAGCAGTGCTGAAATGATGCTTCCAGTCAGATCTTGCCTTTCATCTTTTGCTGCAGAAATATCATCTTCATATGGATGGAAGGTTCCAACTGGATCTGATGATGGTGGAGATGGAAACAAATCAAATAACTCAGTTGAAGTGTTGACCATGTCTTTTCCTTTAATAAGAACATTTAACAG GTTCACTACACATTTTCTAGTTCAGATGAGGCAAGAAGAACTTCGAAGTCGGTGGATTTGGGAACCACTGATGAGTCAAAGCTTGATCCTTTCGCTATTGGATCCAAATGAT GATGTTAGACAATTTGGAAAGTCTATGTTGGAGCAAGTTTCAGAAACTCGTGGTCTTTCTTGTGGATTGAAGTTTCTTTGTTCTTACAGACCCTCATTGTGTGCAACTATTTTGGGCCTAAAACATGCTATGAAACTG GCCCGACTGGATTCTGTTCTGTTGAAGTTTCATACTTTACATCATTTTTGGTTTCTTTTATGCAAATTACTCAAAGATGAGGGTGTACTTGGCCCACAGTTGCCTGAAAGTTCACACGGTGAATCCAGGGTGTCAAAGTTCTCTTCACAAGGCGGGTTTTTGAAGCAGCCAGCTTTTGATTCTCTGCACATCGATACTGATAAACATGTTATTAACGTTGaactaaaaataaaggaaaaatttaGTTGCTTACTATCTGAAATGGCATGGCCCGTTTTTTGCAGGTGCCTGGTAAAAGGCAAGGAATTTATTGATTACAATTTCTGCCAG ATGACTTGTGTTCGTTTACTTGAGATTCTCCCTGTTCTTGTTGATAAACTCTGCCTATTTGGTGAAGAAGAGCTTAGAAATTTCACAATGctggtaaaaaataaattgggtTTTAAATGGCTTCAAAATCTCATGGAGTGGGGAAAGTCATCACTAAAAGTTGTAATCGTTTACTGGAAGAGAGCACTTACTTATTTACTGAATCTGTTCAAAGGTTCTTGTAATAACACTTCTGCATCAGCAATCATGACCATTGAAAATCTTATTATGAGCG ATGGTTATACTTTGGAAGAATTGACAGAACAGGTCTCTCGGTTGTCCATGTCTCTATCTAGCAAAGACTCTCGTAATTTTCAGGAGGGAAATGTGAAGCTCAAATCTTTAGTATCTAAAAGCTTGCCATTTGACAAGAACTTTTTAAGTGCTAATATTCATTCTTCATCCATGGAGGATAAAGGTTTACAAATTTTGGATTCTGAAGTGATGACTGACAAAAACGATATTGAAACTATAGTCATTCTTTCAGATGATGAAGCTGAACCAAAAGTGTTTCCCAATGCCATTTTACCAGTTAGTGAGACAGGTCAGAACATATCTGATGGCAACATAATCCCTCACGCTGCTGGTAATAATTTACCAGCTTCTGACCGTGAAATCCAGAATGTTTCGTACATGAAAACTTCTAAGGAAACAGAGGAGACCTTCCAGAAAAAGGATACTACTGCTGTTTTCTGTCATTCTTCTCAGAAGAGAGACTCTGCTAATATACGGAATAAGCTTGCAGTTACTCCAGATATTGATTCAAAGGCCCCAGAGATTTGTAAGAGGGAAGTAATCTCAAAATCCAAGGATAGGGTCAATTTGATAAAATCTTCTGCTGAAGCTGTCAGCActaaaaatttgaacaaaattattGACACTGTGTCAAGTACTGCCAACAAAATTTTACGTGATTTTCGGGATTCTGAAGATGATCCGCTAGAGACTGCTTTGAAATCCGTGGGACGTACCCAGTTGTATGTACCAAAGCCTACttcaattttgaaaagaaaagttatTCAACTAAAAACTACTCTTGAAAACAGATCTGCTTGTCTTCATAGGGTAGAGGACCCAACGAGAAGATTCAAGCCACCAAGTTTGGATGATTGGTATAAACCTATTCTTGAAATAGATTATTTTGCAATAGTTGGTTTGTCATCtgcaagaaaagatgaaagccgGGCTGTTAACAAATTAAAGGAAGTTCCTGTATGTTTTCAATCAGCTGAACAGTATGTGGAGATATTTCGGCCATTAGTTTTGGAGGAGTTTAAAGCACAACTTCAAAATTCTTTTCTTGAAATGTCTTCGTGGGAGGAGATGTTTCATGGAAGCCTTTCTGTGATGTCAGTAGAGAGAATTGACGATTTTCATATTGTTCGTTTTGTCCATGATGATGGTGATTCTGCAACATGCTGGAGCTTTTCAGAAAACGACTTAGTTTTGCTAACGAAAGATCCTCCACATAAATCTAATCACGATGTTCATATGGTGGGAAAG GTTGAAAGGCGTGAGAAAGACAACAACAGAAGTATAAATATTGTTTGCATCCGGTTCTATTTTCAAAATGGTTCGTCACGTTTAAATCAAGCTAGAAGAAATCTCACTGAACGAAGTAAATGGCATGGATGCCGAATAATGAGCATTACCTCACAAATTCGAGAATTTCATGCATTGTCATCCATAAAACACATTCCCTTACTTCCACTCATTTTAAATCCTGTCAACGATTCCTATTGTCTTGATGAGTGTAAAGAAGCAGATCTCAGCAAGTTGTGCCAGTCATTGCAGCAAACTCTTAGGTCCTCGTTTAATGTCACTCAGCTCCGAGCAATAAGTGTTTCTATTGGAAGGGCTAAGCAAAAGAAAACTGTTGAATTATCTCTTGTTCAGGGTCCTCCAG GAACTGGGAAGACGCGTACTATTGTTGCAATTGTCAGTGCCCTTCTAGCTTCTCCTTCACATAAGATAAATGGTTTAAAAAATCCTTTAAATGAAAACATGGCCCAAAATTCTTTATCTACCTATTCAAGACCAAAGGTTGACCAGAGTGCTGCTATTGCAAGGGCATGGCAGGATGCTGCTGTGGCTAGACAATTAAATGATGATGTCCAGAGTTCATCAAAATCTTTCGGAAACTGTGCTAGACAAAGGGTTCTTATCTGTGCTCAATCTAATGCTGCAGTAGATGAATTGGTATCAAGAATTTCTAGCCACGGTCTTTATGGAAGTAATGGGAAAATGTACAAGCCTTATCTTGTGAGGGTTGGAAATGCTAAAACAGTCCATCCAAATTCATTGCCATTCTTTATTGATACAATTGTTGATCATCGTGTAGCTGAAGAGAGGATGCATTCAAAAGATGGGAGGAATGATTTGAGGGTAGATTCATCAGCAGTGTTGCGGTCTAATTTGGAGAAACTGGTTGATTCTATCAGATTCTATGAAACCAAGCGTGCTAACTTAAGGGATGTGGATTCTGATGTTAAAAGTGCTATGTGGGATAAGACAGAAACGTCTGATGCTGAAATTGAAATGAAGTTAGGCAAGCTGTATGAACAGAAAAGGAAGCTATATAAAGATCTTCGTAATGTTCAGGCTCAGGAAAAGAAAGCCAATGAAGAAACCAAAACTCTTAGGAATAAGCTGCGGAAGTCTATACTAAGGGAAGCTGAAATTGTGGTAACTACGTTGAGTGGATGTGGTGGGGACCTTTATGGAGTTTGCACTGAAACAATGTTATGCTCAAAGTTTCGGGGTCCTTCTGAACATACCCTTTTCGATGCTGTTGTAATTGATGAAGCTGCCCAA GCTCTTGAGCCAGCTAGTCTAATTCCTCTTCAGCTTTTAAAATCAATTGGAACCCAATGCATTATG GTTGGTGACCCAAAGCAGCTTCCTGCAACTGTCCTATCAAATATTGCAAGTAAATTTCGTTTTGAGTGCAGCATGTTTGAGCGTTTACAAAAGGCTGGGCATCCTGTTATTATGCTTACGGAACAG GTATGA